AAATTCGTTTGTGGGGCTCATTAGGGTATGCAATCGGTGTTATCAGTATTGGGAGAATTCTTGATTTTATCGGGTTAGAATTTATGTTCTTGCTTCACAGCGGAGTGCTGCTTATAACATTGCTTGTATTATTAAGACTGCCGATTCAAAAAGGCGAGAAGAAGCATTTTCTTATAAAAGAAGCGGCTGGTCTCCTTAAAAACCAAGCATTTGTACTGTTCTTGTTTTTTAATTTTTTGCTGCAGCTGACGATCAATGCGAATAACTCGTTTTATGGAATTCATATGCAGTCCCTTGGAGCCAGCATTACAATAGTAGGCTTTACCCTGCTATTAAAATCAATTTGGGAAATACCTTTTTTCGCGGTTTCAGGCAAGCTGATGAAGAGATTTTCTTATCCTATGCTTTTGTCATTTGCTGCTTTTATTTATGCATGCAGGTGGAGTGTCCTGGGTTTCAGTGATAATTTGCAAGTGCTGATTTGGACTCAGATATTGCTTAGTTTTTCTTTTAGTATTCACTATTTTGCATCTGTAGCCTATGTAGATGTATTGACGCCGCAAAATTACCGGGCTACCGGGCAAACTCTTTATACGGCTGTGACCCTGGGATTGGGGGGAGTGACTGGCAATCTTTTGGGCGGCTGGGTTCTGAATCATTTTGCAGCAGAGACGATGTTCCAGCTAACGACTGTCCTGGCATTGGCTGGCATTCCTTTTTTATGGATGGAAAA
The window above is part of the Metabacillus dongyingensis genome. Proteins encoded here:
- a CDS encoding MFS transporter, whose amino-acid sequence is MIFILKTFYFCFSLSVGSLQFLNLYYGEIGLAKGQIGMLFAIGPLVMIVAQPVWGVLTDLWDRPKATLLLALLGSACTAAFFPFAYDFHHFVILNLFYWFFQSSINPIADSTALALLVDRNDFGKIRLWGSLGYAIGVISIGRILDFIGLEFMFLLHSGVLLITLLVLLRLPIQKGEKKHFLIKEAAGLLKNQAFVLFLFFNFLLQLTINANNSFYGIHMQSLGASITIVGFTLLLKSIWEIPFFAVSGKLMKRFSYPMLLSFAAFIYACRWSVLGFSDNLQVLIWTQILLSFSFSIHYFASVAYVDVLTPQNYRATGQTLYTAVTLGLGGVTGNLLGGWVLNHFAAETMFQLTTVLALAGIPFLWMEKKDPSIKVSREKDI